In Yarrowia lipolytica chromosome 1F, complete sequence, a genomic segment contains:
- a CDS encoding uncharacterized protein (Compare to YALI0F04015g, similar to uniprot|P15496 Saccharomyces cerevisiae YPL117c IDI1 isopentenyl-diphosphate delta-isomerase, similar to Saccharomyces cerevisiae IDI1 (YPL117C); ancestral locus Anc_8.610) encodes MTTSYSDKIKSISVSSVAQQFPEVAPIADVSKASRPSTESSDSSAKLFDGHDEEQIKLMDEICVVLDWDDKPIGGASKKCCHLMDNINDGLVHRAFSVFMFNDRGELLLQQRAAEKITFANMWTNTCCSHPLAVPSEMGGLDLESRIQGAKNAAVRKLEHELGIDPKAVPADKFHFLTRIHYAAPSSGPWGEHEIDYILFVRGDPELKVVANEVRDTVWVSQQGLKDMMADPKLVFTPWFRLICEQALFPWWDQLDNLPAGDDEIRRWIK; translated from the coding sequence ATGACGACGTCTTACAGCGACAAAATCAAGAGTATCAGCGTGAGCTCTGTGGCTCAGCAGTTTCCTGAGGTGGCGCCGATTGCGGACGTGTCCAAGGCTAGCCGGCCCAGCACGGAGTCGTCGGACTCGTCGGCCAAGCTATTTGATGGCCacgacgaggagcagatCAAGCTGATGGACGAGATCTGTGTGGTGCTGGACTGGGACGACAAGCCGATTGGCGGCGCGTCCAAAAAGTGCTGTCATCTGATGGACAACATCAACGACGGACTGGTGCATCGGGCCTTTTCCGTGTTCATGTTCAACGACCGCGGtgagctgcttctgcagcagcgGGCGGCGGAAAAAATCACCTTTGCCAACATGTGGACCAACACGTGCTGCTCGCATCCTCTGGCGGTGCCCAGCGAGATGGGCgggctggatctggagtcCCGGATCCAGGGCGCCAAAAACGCCGCGGTCCGGAAGCTTGAGCACGAGCTGGGAATCGACCCCAAGGCCGTTCCGGCAGACAAGTTCCATTTCCTCACCCGGATCCACTACGCCGCGCCCTCCTCGGGCCCCTGGGGCGAGCACGAGATTGACTACATTCTGTTTGTCCGGGGCGACcccgagctcaaggtggTGGCCAACGAGGTCCGCGATACCGTGTGGGTGTCGCAGCAGGGACTCAAGGACATGATGGCCGATCCCAAGCTGGTTTTCACCCCTTGGTTCCGGCTCATTTGTGAGCAGGCGCTGTTTCCCTGGTGGGACCAGTTGGACAATCTGCCCGCGGGCGATGACGAGATTCGGCGGTGGATCAAGTAG
- a CDS encoding uncharacterized protein (Compare to YALI0F04037g, some similarities with uniprot|P38934 Saccharomyces cerevisiae YOR198c BFR1 maintenance of normal ploidy, similar to Saccharomyces cerevisiae BFR1 (YOR198C); ancestral locus Anc_8.609) gives MSKRLEKPSKTEFESRQTELKATLDAKVKTLNAAIDAVKKTQGNGKNPALDALHDELNDIKSQQNAFKQGKQGVFDEIKTIDQRISGRIKDVQAAKAKLPVRNADEVEKRIEQLEDSVESGQLRILDEKKALTEISQLKKSKAAFANIAKMEEAIAADKETVAGIRAGIDDSESKKLHLRAQEIIKKIEESRAERNELKKSRDALYAARDKAFEEKHAANAELQALRDEYYGALKQYQDQYAADMAVRREKEKEERQAYEKEKRLERAKAKLEIASTPAFGVEIVETENLLNFFEKESGASPAAESKASSPSPSIDPSKVIKKDVGTFMEGTGGKRGKKTRGAKAGDKFNLNLTVIESLSALSIGIPGSKSEVPEVVEQLKKKLNYYKDNQDKVTKENIRKAEEEIAKAEEDVGQEQEEA, from the exons ATGTCCAAG CGCCTCGAAAAACCTTCCAAGACCGAGTTTGAGTCCCGCCAGACGGAGCTCAAGGCGACGCTCGACGCCAAGGTCAAGACGCTCAACGCAGCGATCGACGCGGTCAAAAAGACTCAGGGCAACGGCAAGAACCCCGCACTCGACGCGCTGCAcgacgagctcaacgacATCAAGAGCCAGCAGAATGCCTTCAAGCAGGGAAAGCAGGGCGTTtttgacgagatcaagacGATCGACCAGCGCATCTCCGGGCGAATCAAGGACGTGCAGgccgccaaggccaagctgcCAGTGCGAAACGCcgacgaggtggagaagcgaatcgagcagctcgaggaCTCGGTCGAGTCCGGCCAGCTGCGAATcctggacgagaagaaggcgcTCACCGAGATTAGTCAGCTGAAAAAGTCCAAGGCTGCGTTTGccaacattgccaagatggaggaggccattgCAGCTGACAAGGAGACCGTGGCTGGCATCCGGGCCGGCATCGACGACTCCGAGTCGAAAAAGCTGCATCTGCGGGCCCAGgagatcatcaagaagattgaggagtCGCGGGCCGAGCGAAACGAGCTCAAAAAGTCGCGGGACGCGCTGTACGCAGCCCGAGACAAGGCATTTGAGGAGAAGCACGCCGCCAACGCCGAGCTGCAGGCTCTGCGGGACGAGTACTATGGCGCTCTCAAGCAGTACCAGGACCAGTACGCTGCCGACATGGCTGTTCGAcgggagaaggagaaggaggagcgacAGGCgtacgagaaggagaagcgtCTGGAGCgggccaaggccaagctcgAGATTGCGTCCACCCCTGCGTTTGGCGTGGAGATCGTCGAGACCGAGAATCTGCTCAACTTCTTTGAGAAGGAGTCCGGCGCCTCCCCGGCCGCCGAGTCTAAGGCCTCTTCTCCCTCGCCCTCCATTGACCCGTCCAAggtcatcaagaaggacgtggGCACCTTCATGGAGGGCACCGGCGGCAAGCGGGGCAAGAAGACCCGAGGTGCCAAGGCCGGCGACAAgttcaacctcaacctgACGGTGATCGAGTCGCTTTCCGCCCTCTCTATCGGCATCCCCGGTTCCAAGTCCGAGGTGCCCGAGGTAgtggagcagctcaagaagaagctcaactACTACAAGGACAACCAGGACAAggtcaccaaggagaacaTCCgaaaggccgaggaggagattgccaaagccgaggaggatgttggccaggagcaggaggaggcatgA
- a CDS encoding uncharacterized protein (Compare to YALI0F03993g, similar to Saccharomyces cerevisiae RFA2 (YNL312W); ancestral locus Anc_3.33, some similarities with uniprot|P26754 Saccharomyces cerevisiae YNL312w RFA2 DNA replication factor A 36 kDa subunit) has protein sequence MLNLFCYLTNSDYDGGFTFDSQGGSQKPANSGSVIPVTLKQLNDAFNNSPPAGALQIDGVPSQHVALCGKIILLESKPSFFMLTVDDGTGSTDVRLFRKGTEDDENSELTVKEGDYISCVAALKSFNNKWMVNSSGVAAVTDFNHVIFHQMQSLQTHLKATGAKPSGGADGVKSESKSGADLFVADNSNDALFEIVRELTVMCPDGVPTEQIASVAKMSVDESRDKLQELITEGRVMECMDNHYMCIA, from the coding sequence ATGCTCAATCTGTTCTGTTATCTTACTAACTCAGATTACGACGGAGGCTTCACTTTCGACTCCCAGGGCGGCTCACAAAAGCCCGCCAACAGCGGCAGCGTCATCCCCGTGAcgctcaaacagctcaaCGACGCGTTCAACAACTCGCCACCGGCCGGCGCGTTGCAGATTGACGGCGTCCCATCGCAGCACGTGGCCCTATGCGGCAAGATTATCCTGCTCGAAAGCAAGCCATCCTTCTTCATGCTGACGGTCGACGACGGCACCGGGTCCACGGACGTGCGGTTGTTCCGAAAAGGCaccgaggacgacgagaacaGCGAGCTAACCGTCAAGGAGGGCGACTACATCTCCTGCGTCGCGGCGCTCAAGTCGTTCAACAACAAATGGATGGTCAACTCGTCCGGGGTGGCGGCCGTGACGGACTTCAACCACGTCATTTTCCACCAGATGCAGTCGCTGCAGACCCACCTCAAGGCCACCGGCGCCAAGCCCAGTGGCGGGGCCGACGGCGTCAAGAGCGAGTCCAAGTCCGGCGCCGATCTCTTTGTCGCCGACAACAGCAATGACGCGCTGTTTGAGATTGTACGCGAACTGACGGTCATGTGTCCTGACGGCGTCCCCACCGAGCAGATTGCTTCTGTGGCCAAGATGTCGGTGGACGAGTCGCGGGACAAGTTGCAGGAGCTCATCACCGAGGGACGCGTCATGGAGTGTATGGACAATCACTACATGTGTATTGCATAG
- a CDS encoding uncharacterized protein (Compare to YALI0F03971g, no similarity), giving the protein MITCVQHNHSGTHLLSGTSAGTVQLWNAETHKHVTTFAQEHAVSRDLRAIAISRDGEIFASGGDDRHVIVWDTARGSLVSRLSDHLGHVTDVSIPGWSRDLLFSASHDGTAKCWDLRARSSRAPIQSFKSRGAINGVASPAAGYVVTCSSDGSMSVYDVRAGEQAVTTVTGDVVSGMTVSLSSPFIVGLGSRNVFLCDLGTGLELERRVCGSATSGISFFDNDSKVVVSAGHDLFWYQVGGEKSGRRSLGGKVGSFSVDNRKGTKELAVVVGGELEWIRVDGSEGPGGSEGPEVSSGQP; this is encoded by the coding sequence ATGATCACGTGCGTACAACACAACCACTCGGGAACACATCTGCTGTCAGGAACCTCAGCAGGAACGGTCCAACTGTGGAACGCCGAGACCCAcaaacacgtgaccacgTTCGCCCAGGAACATGCGgtctcacgtgatctgcGGGCGATTGCGATCTCCCGTGACGGCGAGATTTTCGCGTCTGGTGGCGACGACAGACACGTGATTGTGTGGGACACGGCGCGCGGCAGCCTCGTTAGCCGGCTTTCCGACCACCTGGGCCATGTGACTGACGTCAGCATTCCCgggtggtcacgtgacctgcTGTTTTCGGCGTCGCACGACGGCACGGCCAAGTGTTGGGATTTGCGGGCGCGGAGCAGCCGGGCTCCGATCCAGTCGttcaagtcacgtggtgcCATCAACGGCGTTGCGTCGCCCGCCGCCGGGTATGTGGTCACATGTTCTTCCGACGGAAGTATGTCTGTTTACGATGTTCGGGCCGGTGAGCAGGCTGTTACTACGGTTACCGGGGATGTTGTCTCCGGCATGACGGTTTCTCTGTCTTCGCCGTTCATTGTAGGGTTGGGTTCACGTAATGTGTTTCTCTGCGATCTCGGGACTGGTCTTGAGTTGGAGCGGAGGGTTTGTGGGTCTGCAACTTCTGGGATCAGTTTTTTTGACAACGATTCAAAGGTGGTAGTTTCTGCGGGACACGACTTGTTTTGGTATCAAGTTGGGGGGGAAAAGAGTGGTCGGAGGAGTTTGGGGGGGAAAGTTGGCTCATTTTCGGTCGATAACAGGAAGGGGACCAAAGAACTTGCTGTTGTGGTTGGGGGGGAGTTGGAGTGGATCAGGGTGGACGGAAGCGAGGGCCCAGGCGGAAGCGAGGGGCCGGAGGTGTCGAGTGGACAACCCTGA